From the genome of Triticum aestivum cultivar Chinese Spring chromosome 1A, IWGSC CS RefSeq v2.1, whole genome shotgun sequence:
TCAGTTGAGATGATGCTTCCTCTAGAGTACACCTTTAGACATTTGCAAAGAGAATTGACTTGCCCAAATCAATTAAATCGACCGAAATAAGATTAAAAAATGTAAATAGCTCAAGCCAACGTTTCTACAGAGCAAGAAGAACAAATAACTAAATACAAGCGCTTGTACAATGTTGTAGAAATAAACAGGCAGATGGAATCACGGGCTCTAGTATAGTTTTGGATAGTCTCAAAGCCTAAGCTCAAGATCTAGTTCCTCGGCCGGGGTGCTAGGACAAAGCTTAAGTACCTTCACACGACGATTATCATCGTCGCCATCATCACGAGGATCATCACGTTGCAGATGCTCACTAGAGGAAGAATAAAGAACGAACTCGGTAGCCTCTAGATCAATCCTCCTCCTCTTGCGACATAGATGAACAATCCTTTCATCGTCTTCTTTATCATCTTCAAAGACACTTCTTGTTCGGCGGCCCAAAAGACCCAGCTTCAGCTCGCCACCCCCAACACGCAGTTCTTGCTCTGAACGTACCTCGGCATCGTGAAGAAACACCTCTTTCTCACCATGGTCTTGGGTGTCTGATGGGGACACGAGAGGGGCGGCCAAGACTTGTTTGCCCCAAATGGTTCTTGCAGTCGCAGCATCCACCAACGATCTCCCTGGATCCGAAAGAAAACTGCGTACTGAATTAGGGTTAGCTTCTGTGCTTGGAGCACTAGGTCTTGGAGGAGGGCACGGCAGCGGCTGGATCATGTAGCCTTGGTGCAGAGGCATGCCATGGACGTCgacgccgcccccctcctccaccatCCCGGAGAGCTTGAGCCTGGCCCGGTCCCTCCGGTGGACGTTCATGTGCCCACCGAGGGCCTGCGCAGACCGGAACTCTCGGCCGCAGAAGCTGCACGAGTAGGATCTCGGCGGCCAGATGCAGCCCCCGAGGCTCCCCGCGGAGTCCTGGGCGAACGCGCGCTCCTCCCACGACTCGTAGTAGGTGGCCGAGGaagtgccgccgccgctgccgacggTGACGTGCGGCGTGCTGAAGACGGCAGGCGCCTTCTGATCACCCTGCTTTCTCCTGGTTATCATCCAGTACTTTGCTGGATCCATGAGATGACGCTCCTAGCTACCAGCTACGACTCCTCTTGACTACTACAAGTGCTCTGGGATGTCAAGGATGTCAAGACCATGGGAGGTGCTTGATGGCGGAGAGGTGGGTGGTCGGAGTCTAAGATGAAGCAGGACAAGAGTACATATCAAATCTACAGGTGTGAGAGGAAGCCGGAGGGAAGGGAGAAGCTGCAAGGGTTGCTTGATTTGCTTGCCTTTACGGATGCAAGCAACCTGACTCACCTTTCGTTGTCTGTAGTACCCTAGTGGGTCCTGGCCCTATCTTTTCTTCACACATCCAGTTTGTCACAGGAAGTGTGACTGTTTCTGAAACGAAAAGTGGCATCTTATTCAAATCCCAGATCAGTGTTAATTTGGTAGCTAGTGCAACTAGTTACAAGGTTTAACGATATTTAACCTGAGTGCTGCACGGCAACGAAAGGGGTGGTATCCGTCTCTATCTAGTCTTTGATGGCGATACTTGACTGGGTGTCAATAATTGCAAGCAAAGCTTATTTCCGCTAATTACGGTCACTGCCACATACTGTTATAAACAGCTTAATCCAGTCTAGCACCAGGGGTTTGATACCCCAGGAGTTGGTGGTCGAAACCATGTTGGGTGGGAGCGATGAAACTCGAAATCATGAAAGTCGGATCCATGATCCAAGACTAGGGGTTCGTTACCCTCGAAGCAAGAAATGTCGGAATGCCCATGTTGGCCGGGAAGAATGATGCTTAGAATCATGAAAGTTAGATCCATGATCCATGACTAGGGATTTGATACTCCGGAAGTCGGAAAGGTCGAAATGCCCATGTTGGCTGGGACAGTTGATGCGCGGATCGGATCCATGATCCAAGACCAAGGATTCAAGATCCCTGATGTTGGTTCGGTTGGATGACCAAGTTGGCCCGGTCGGTTTTCTA
Proteins encoded in this window:
- the LOC123163190 gene encoding uncharacterized protein, with the protein product MDPAKYWMITRRKQGDQKAPAVFSTPHVTVGSGGGTSSATYYESWEERAFAQDSAGSLGGCIWPPRSYSCSFCGREFRSAQALGGHMNVHRRDRARLKLSGMVEEGGGVDVHGMPLHQGYMIQPLPCPPPRPSAPSTEANPNSVRSFLSDPGRSLVDAATARTIWGKQVLAAPLVSPSDTQDHGEKEVFLHDAEVRSEQELRVGGGELKLGLLGRRTRSVFEDDKEDDERIVHLCRKRRRIDLEATEFVLYSSSSEHLQRDDPRDDGDDDNRRVKVLKLCPSTPAEELDLELRL